A window of Corallococcus macrosporus DSM 14697 contains these coding sequences:
- a CDS encoding serine/threonine protein kinase, which produces MASTADEVSTDEGLCSPPSVAPPFTPHFLFKVGEVWYEAVAELERRQSGEVLLLAQRRVRKEALTGHCLVRRLPSPSTYMRRRRLVEEVQLAFRLHHPSIAQVHHLGVYGDAPHVVMEYVPGPSLETLVTASVVRGRAMSEDFALYVGVELTEALHYAHMLMDEEGRSLGIVHRDVNPRHVVVGPHGEVKLMSFGAAYSLLVGREESPKSLVRGDVAYASPEYIRRESLTPRSDVFSLGVLLVELLTGTHLFDVADVPRPPQGRRLRAESIPSLPLKQMRALLASFDSDFVEKAVAALAPDVKAILHTTLHANPEERFASAAELRDALRAAQSRRGEPYGRREVVGEVAQVLSEGGRMRDKVEFGEAGLYPEGLDAHELMVSKEK; this is translated from the coding sequence ATGGCCAGTACCGCCGATGAAGTCAGCACGGACGAAGGCCTCTGCTCCCCTCCCTCCGTGGCGCCGCCCTTCACGCCTCACTTTCTCTTCAAGGTGGGCGAAGTCTGGTACGAGGCCGTGGCGGAGTTGGAGCGGAGGCAGTCCGGGGAAGTACTGCTCTTGGCCCAGCGTCGGGTGCGGAAGGAAGCGTTGACGGGCCACTGCCTCGTGCGGCGCCTGCCGAGCCCCTCCACATACATGCGCAGGCGGAGGCTGGTAGAGGAGGTGCAACTTGCCTTTCGACTCCACCACCCGTCCATTGCGCAGGTACACCACCTGGGCGTTTACGGCGACGCGCCGCACGTTGTCATGGAGTACGTGCCGGGCCCTTCGCTGGAGACGCTGGTGACGGCATCCGTGGTGCGTGGGCGGGCTATGTCCGAGGACTTCGCCCTTTACGTCGGCGTAGAGTTGACGGAGGCGTTGCACTACGCACACATGTTGATGGATGAGGAGGGGCGCTCTCTGGGCATCGTCCACCGAGACGTCAACCCCCGGCACGTGGTTGTTGGCCCTCATGGCGAGGTGAAGCTGATGAGCTTCGGTGCGGCGTACTCGCTGCTGGTGGGGCGGGAGGAATCGCCGAAGAGCCTCGTCCGCGGGGACGTGGCCTATGCCTCACCAGAGTACATTCGTCGCGAGTCGCTCACCCCGCGCTCGGACGTCTTCAGCTTGGGTGTTCTGCTGGTAGAGCTCCTGACGGGCACCCACCTCTTTGACGTGGCGGATGTGCCACGGCCTCCTCAGGGGCGGCGACTACGCGCGGAAAGCATTCCGTCGCTGCCGTTGAAGCAAATGCGCGCGTTGCTCGCCAGCTTCGACTCAGACTTCGTGGAGAAGGCGGTGGCGGCGTTGGCGCCGGACGTGAAGGCCATCCTCCACACGACCCTGCATGCCAACCCCGAGGAGCGCTTCGCCTCGGCTGCGGAGCTGCGTGACGCACTGCGGGCGGCGCAGTCTCGGCGGGGCGAACCCTACGGGAGGCGGGAGGTGGTGGGGGAGGTGGCGCAGGTGCTGTCGGAGGGCGGCCGCATGCGCGACAAGGTGGAATTCGGTGAGGCGGGCCTCTACCCGGAAGGGCTGGACGCGCACGAACTGATGGTCTCGAAGGAGAAGTAG